In Planctomycetia bacterium, the following are encoded in one genomic region:
- a CDS encoding GNAT family N-acetyltransferase, whose product MLRTFEIRDVEQLESYRLAWTALWRAGSQPWFTQSLDWLAAFVRLQSDRVALRALFICDDDEILGIVPLVLLTESSRFGPFRTLRYPVLAGLGCCGPIGSQPTFVLLEAMQYLMRHPTEWDILDLEGIDVEAVDHGRTKTALHVARIPAEVAAWQTRSTISLAMPEDVARMPARMPSVRLQDPRVEYVRYRPEGVMHGDAEPRLELFDDCLAIARAGDGHADSLLHGHAMMRELHVEAARNGTLDVNLLYVDDAPAAFVYGYVCGGSVTVVDAGFDARYIVDQPGEALAAAMMCDSMRRGDQKLDLGVKPRPWLRAWSNASRTIYRAQSKRPSGVASRALRWGKALRRRFGDAAAF is encoded by the coding sequence GTGCTACGAACTTTCGAAATCCGCGACGTCGAACAATTAGAGTCGTATCGCTTGGCGTGGACCGCGCTTTGGCGCGCCGGCAGCCAACCGTGGTTTACGCAATCGCTTGATTGGCTGGCTGCGTTCGTGCGTTTGCAAAGCGATCGGGTGGCGTTGCGGGCTTTGTTCATTTGCGACGACGATGAAATTCTCGGCATCGTGCCGCTGGTTTTGCTCACGGAGAGCTCGCGGTTCGGACCGTTTCGCACGCTGCGCTATCCCGTTCTCGCGGGCCTGGGATGCTGCGGGCCGATTGGAAGCCAACCGACCTTCGTCTTGCTGGAAGCTATGCAATATCTCATGCGACATCCCACGGAATGGGACATTCTGGATCTCGAAGGAATCGATGTCGAAGCGGTCGACCACGGCCGCACGAAGACGGCGCTTCACGTCGCCCGTATCCCAGCCGAAGTCGCGGCTTGGCAAACTCGTTCGACGATCTCACTCGCCATGCCCGAAGACGTCGCTCGAATGCCTGCGCGGATGCCGTCGGTTCGACTTCAAGACCCTCGTGTCGAGTATGTGCGCTATCGGCCGGAAGGAGTTATGCACGGCGATGCGGAACCGCGCCTAGAACTTTTCGACGATTGCCTCGCGATCGCTCGCGCCGGCGACGGCCATGCCGATTCGCTCTTACACGGCCACGCGATGATGCGCGAGTTGCATGTCGAGGCCGCGCGCAACGGCACGCTCGACGTCAATCTGCTCTACGTCGACGACGCTCCGGCGGCCTTCGTTTACGGCTACGTGTGCGGCGGGAGCGTTACGGTCGTCGATGCCGGTTTCGATGCTCGGTATATCGTCGATCAACCCGGCGAAGCGCTGGCCGCCGCGATGATGTGCGACTCCATGCGGCGAGGCGATCAAAAGCTCGATCTCGGTGTGAAGCCGCGCCCGTGGTTGAGGGCCTGGAGCAATGCATCGCGTACGATCTATCGAGCGCAATCGAAACGACCAAGCGGAGTGGCCTCGCGGGCGCTGCGCTGGGGAAAGGCCTTACGCCGTCGCTTCGGCGATGCCGCGGCATTCTGA